The Helicobacter jaachi DNA window TCCCTTAGCTGAATGATTTGGAGCATTTTTGTCGTTTCAATTTTTAGATTCTCAACAAATTCCAAAAATAAATTGTAGCTTTCCTTTTTGTATTCTACTAAAGGGTCTTTTTGATTGTAGCCGCGTAAGCCTATGCCTGTTTTTAAATTATCCATAGTATAGAGATGCTCCCGCCACGAGCTATCTAGCACTTGCAGATAAATAATGCGCTCAATTTGCGCTCGCTCGCTAGGCTCAAGCTTAGACATCTTTGCTTCATAGGATTTGCTCATCGTATCAATAAGCCTTTGGAGCAGCTCATCATAGCTTAAATCATCTATGTTGCCTATATCAAGCCCTAATTCCTCATTAATTTGCGCTTTGAGCGATTGGGTATCAAAGTCCATATCGCCGGGTAGAATCTGCGCTTTATACAGCAGGGATTGCGCGGTAAGCTCGCGGTTTGTGGCTATACGCTCTGCAAGGGAGAAATCCTCATGTAATAATTCATTGCGGAGTTTATACACGGCTTTGCGCTGCTCGTTGGCGACATCATCATATTCAAGCAAGTGTTTTCTTGATTCAAAATGCAAATTTTCTACCTTTTTTTGCGCACTCTCCACAGAGCGCGTAACAAGTCCAGATTCTATATGTTCGCCCTCTTTAAGCCCAAATCGCTCCATAATGCCCTTTATTTTATCGCTCCCAAAGATTCTAAGCAGTGAATCTTCAAGACTAAGGTAAAATTGACTGATGCCCGGGTCGCCCTGCCGCCCTGCACGCCCACGCAATTGATTATCAATGCGCCTGCTCTCATGCCGTTCAGTGCCAATGATGTATAATCCCCCAAGTTCGCGGATTTCATCACTAATTTTTATATCCACGCCGCGCCCTGCCATATTTGTGGCAATGGTTACAGCACCTTTTACGCCCGCATCTTTAATAATTTCTGCCTCTTTGCTGTGTTGTTTGGCGTTAAGCACGGTGTGCGGGATTCTGTGTTTTTTAAGCAATTCATGCAAAATTTCGCTTTTTTCAATGCTCGCCGTCCCCACAAGCACGGGCTGCCCTTTTTTATGCAATGCTTGTATTTTTTCAACCACTGCATTGAATTTCTCACGCTCGCTTTTATAAATTAAATCATTCAAATCCTTGCGCGCTATAGGCACATTTGTGGGGATACTCACCACCTCAAGATTATAAATTTGTAAAAACTCGCTTGCCTCTGTTTGTGCTGTGCCTGTCATACCTGCTAGTTTTTCATACAAGCGGAAATAATTTTGGAAAGTA harbors:
- the secA gene encoding preprotein translocase subunit SecA, which translates into the protein MLSSRNNKLIKHYRKEVQAINALESTYAKMSDEMLQNAFNELRGRIQSGESSLQAVLHQSFAITREASKRVLGMRHFDVQLIGGMVLNDGRIAEMKTGEGKTLVATLAVCLNALCGRGVHVVTVNDYLAQRDAKELEPLYNFLGFDVGIITSDVRDDNARLKAYACDVVYGTNNEFGFDYLRDNMKYDLSQKVQREHYFAIIDEVDSILIDEARTPLIISGPVNRTLEHYQLANSVAQNLKEGVDFNIDEKNRVILLTEEGIKKAETLFKVDNLYSIENAALSHHLDQALKANYLFIKDKDYVVQNDEVVIVDEFTGRLSEGRRFSEGLHQAIEAKEKVDIKEESQTLADITFQNYFRLYEKLAGMTGTAQTEASEFLQIYNLEVVSIPTNVPIARKDLNDLIYKSEREKFNAVVEKIQALHKKGQPVLVGTASIEKSEILHELLKKHRIPHTVLNAKQHSKEAEIIKDAGVKGAVTIATNMAGRGVDIKISDEIRELGGLYIIGTERHESRRIDNQLRGRAGRQGDPGISQFYLSLEDSLLRIFGSDKIKGIMERFGLKEGEHIESGLVTRSVESAQKKVENLHFESRKHLLEYDDVANEQRKAVYKLRNELLHEDFSLAERIATNRELTAQSLLYKAQILPGDMDFDTQSLKAQINEELGLDIGNIDDLSYDELLQRLIDTMSKSYEAKMSKLEPSERAQIERIIYLQVLDSSWREHLYTMDNLKTGIGLRGYNQKDPLVEYKKESYNLFLEFVENLKIETTKMLQIIQLREKEDEVAHKMLQGMQEELDEDLQEFSANKEKAGTKKPKIARNDPCPCGSGKKYKLCHGKGGPKKGLLA